In Gossypium arboreum isolate Shixiya-1 chromosome 6, ASM2569848v2, whole genome shotgun sequence, the following are encoded in one genomic region:
- the LOC108485528 gene encoding uncharacterized protein LOC108485528 has product MSTSAAAFRLICLLHSVIALSSGALMMFYMKEMYTFTHGIETATKLLGSTPHDQLLIRTSDSFAGLLLFAVGFLLFMVSFVKDREFQSFFAKGCTVLHVSVAMWRFWFERRVEDLAWDWLRQTVGDILLAFSWVFFLVYSWREKYD; this is encoded by the coding sequence ATGTCAACATCAGCAGCAGCTTTCAGGCTGATCTGTCTCCTCCACTCGGTGATCGCCTTATCAAGCGGCGCACTCATGATGTTCTACATGAAAGAAATGTACACATTCACCCACGGGATCGAGACGGCCACCAAGCTCTTGGGATCCACTCCACACGATCAGCTCTTGATCCGGACCTCCGATTCCTTCGCGGGTCTGCTATTGTTCGCCGTGGGGTTCTTGCTTTTCATGGTCTCATTTGTTAAAGACAGAGAGTTCCAATCATTCTTCGCCAAAGGGTGCACGGTTTTGCATGTATCGGTGGCGATGTGGAGGTTCTGGTTCGAGAGAAGAGTAGAGGATTTGGCTTGGGATTGGCTTCGACAGACGGTTGGTGACATATTGTTGGCTTTTTCTTGGGTATTCTTTTTGGTTTACTCTTGGAGAGAAAAGTATGATTAG